A genomic stretch from Acidobacteriota bacterium includes:
- a CDS encoding DUF1080 domain-containing protein: MKRLVAISVALCAAILLSLAVAAQQGPPPQGGQGRPPGGGMRTGIDPMAADDHTGFTQIFDGKTLKGWDGNPDYWRTENDSIIGETTAEKPLKLNTFIIYRGGQPGDFELKLEYRINSTNSGVQYRSIELPDVGKWVLKGYQADIDFANQYTGQLYEERGRGFLALRGQMTQLTPGKKQVIANLRGGDDLKAAIKTTDWNQLHIIARGNRLTHILNGHLMAEAIDDDPGGRAMGGLLGFQLHQGPPMKVEYRNIWLKNL; encoded by the coding sequence ATGAAAAGACTCGTTGCAATTTCGGTCGCGCTGTGTGCGGCAATTCTTTTGAGCTTAGCGGTTGCTGCCCAGCAAGGTCCGCCGCCGCAGGGTGGGCAGGGTCGCCCGCCGGGCGGCGGCATGCGCACCGGCATTGATCCAATGGCAGCGGATGACCACACAGGCTTTACCCAAATTTTCGATGGCAAAACGCTGAAAGGCTGGGATGGCAATCCTGATTATTGGCGAACCGAAAATGATTCCATCATCGGGGAAACCACTGCGGAAAAGCCGCTGAAGCTCAATACGTTTATCATCTATCGCGGCGGTCAGCCCGGCGATTTTGAGTTGAAGCTGGAATATCGCATCAACTCTACCAATAGCGGCGTGCAATATCGCAGCATCGAATTGCCCGATGTCGGCAAATGGGTTTTGAAGGGGTATCAGGCCGATATTGATTTCGCCAACCAGTATACGGGTCAGCTTTACGAAGAACGCGGGCGCGGATTTTTGGCCTTGCGCGGCCAGATGACGCAACTGACGCCCGGCAAGAAACAGGTCATTGCCAATCTGCGCGGCGGCGACGATCTGAAAGCAGCAATTAAAACGACGGATTGGAATCAGCTTCACATCATCGCGCGTGGCAATCGGCTGACCCATATTTTGAACGGCCACCTGATGGCTGAAGCAATTGACGATGATCCGGGTGGCCGAGCGATGGGCGGACTATTAGGCTTTCAGCTTCACCAGGGGCCGCCGATGAAAGTCGAATATCGCAACATCTGGCTGAAAAATTTGTAA
- a CDS encoding Gfo/Idh/MocA family oxidoreductase — translation MSKKHLNIGLIGYGFMGRAHSNAFRQAGRFFDLPYEVNLKAVCARNADRVKSFAENWGYESIETDWRTLIERKDIDLIDIASPNDTHAEIAIAAAKAGKMIMCEKPLGRNSAEAKAMVEAVEAANVPNSVWYNYRRVPAVTLLKNLLDEGRFGKIFHYRAKFLQDWTISQDLPQGGEGLWRLDVSVAGSGVTGDLLAHNIDTAMWLNGPIKEVVAMTETFVKERQHNLTGKVEPVGIDDASLFLCRFENGSLASFEATRYARGHKALYTLEINGEHASAFWDLHDLHRLQYFDHRDEGLTRGWRSVHITDGDHPYMSHWWVPGLQIGYEHSFTHQFADFLQAVGAGKEVGPTFRDGLATDLVCDAVLKSAKTRQWESVGQ, via the coding sequence ATGAGCAAAAAACATTTGAATATTGGGTTGATCGGCTACGGCTTTATGGGACGCGCGCATTCGAATGCGTTTCGGCAAGCCGGGCGGTTCTTTGACTTGCCGTATGAAGTCAATCTCAAGGCGGTCTGCGCGCGCAATGCGGATCGCGTGAAATCCTTTGCGGAGAATTGGGGCTACGAATCCATTGAAACCGATTGGCGCACGCTGATCGAACGCAAAGACATTGACCTGATTGACATCGCCAGTCCCAATGACACGCATGCCGAAATCGCCATCGCTGCCGCCAAAGCGGGCAAGATGATCATGTGCGAAAAGCCGCTCGGTCGAAATTCCGCCGAAGCCAAAGCCATGGTCGAAGCGGTTGAAGCCGCCAACGTGCCGAACTCGGTTTGGTACAACTACCGCAGAGTTCCGGCAGTGACATTGCTAAAAAATCTGCTGGACGAAGGCCGCTTTGGAAAAATCTTCCATTACCGCGCCAAGTTTTTGCAGGACTGGACAATCTCTCAAGACCTGCCGCAGGGCGGCGAAGGCTTGTGGCGTTTGGACGTTTCGGTCGCGGGCAGCGGCGTGACCGGCGATTTGCTGGCGCACAACATTGACACGGCAATGTGGTTGAACGGTCCGATCAAGGAAGTCGTGGCGATGACCGAAACCTTCGTCAAAGAGCGCCAGCACAACCTAACCGGCAAGGTGGAACCCGTAGGCATTGATGACGCCAGTTTGTTCCTCTGCCGGTTTGAAAACGGATCGCTAGCTTCGTTTGAAGCAACGCGGTACGCGCGCGGACACAAGGCGCTGTACACGCTGGAAATCAACGGCGAACACGCTTCGGCGTTTTGGGATTTGCATGATCTGCACCGGCTTCAGTATTTCGATCACCGGGACGAGGGGCTAACGCGTGGATGGCGCAGTGTTCACATCACGGACGGCGATCATCCGTACATGAGTCACTGGTGGGTTCCGGGTTTGCAGATCGGCTACGAACATTCGTTCACGCATCAATTTGCGGACTTTCTGCAAGCCGTCGGCGCAGGCAAAGAAGTCGGGCCGACATTCCGCGATGGCTTGGCGACGGATTTGGTGTGCGATGCCGTGCTCAAATCCGCGAAGACTCGGCAGTGGGAAAGCGTTGGTCAATAA
- a CDS encoding TIM barrel protein — protein sequence MSTTTKNQFPKLHNATWPGLVGKGGPDAEPIIEFEKMLDMTAAAEVNGQKFDGVDIFLSLPHTDIDSTDDQLKELADQVASRNLVIGSLVAPVWGPTGGGSAMGSEEERNAFLTQVRKSCEVAQKLNKLGIRKYGVVRIDSSCSPGDWSADPAGNTKKIADTFREACNIAESFGEKLAAEGEICWGGMHSWKYLHELLEQVGRPETLGIQADMAHTMLFTMGYNAPEHRLLPDNYDWADKEVLYEALGKMTSVLRPWVKDFHVAQNDATVKGSGSHDKTGRHCLPNDPNGKMDVVRAAGLWLRDEKGQPTHSTQHINWDGCMFSNETMTDPQTWNNILATMIAVRDAHGWN from the coding sequence ATGAGCACTACGACAAAGAATCAATTTCCGAAACTCCACAACGCCACCTGGCCGGGTTTGGTTGGCAAGGGCGGCCCGGACGCCGAACCGATCATTGAATTTGAAAAGATGCTGGATATGACCGCAGCAGCAGAAGTCAACGGTCAGAAATTCGACGGCGTAGACATTTTCCTTTCCCTGCCGCACACAGACATTGATTCCACAGACGACCAGTTGAAAGAACTCGCCGACCAGGTCGCTTCGCGCAATTTAGTCATCGGCTCCCTGGTGGCTCCGGTTTGGGGGCCAACCGGCGGAGGTTCCGCAATGGGTTCGGAAGAAGAGCGCAACGCTTTCCTGACACAAGTTCGCAAATCCTGCGAAGTCGCGCAGAAACTGAACAAGCTCGGTATTCGCAAGTACGGCGTCGTACGAATTGATTCGTCCTGCTCGCCCGGCGACTGGTCGGCTGACCCAGCGGGCAACACCAAAAAGATCGCCGACACCTTCCGCGAAGCCTGCAACATTGCCGAAAGCTTCGGCGAAAAGCTCGCCGCCGAAGGCGAAATTTGCTGGGGCGGCATGCACAGTTGGAAGTATCTGCATGAATTGCTGGAACAGGTTGGCCGCCCGGAAACGCTGGGCATTCAAGCCGACATGGCGCACACGATGCTGTTCACGATGGGTTACAACGCGCCTGAACATCGCTTGCTGCCGGACAATTACGATTGGGCGGACAAAGAAGTGCTGTACGAAGCGTTGGGTAAAATGACCAGCGTGTTGCGCCCGTGGGTGAAAGACTTCCACGTCGCGCAAAATGACGCGACCGTCAAAGGCTCCGGTTCGCACGACAAAACAGGTCGCCACTGCCTGCCCAACGATCCGAACGGAAAAATGGATGTTGTTCGCGCTGCTGGTCTGTGGCTCCGTGATGAAAAAGGTCAGCCAACCCATAGCACGCAACACATCAACTGGGACGGCTGCATGTTCAGCAATGAAACCATGACCGACCCGCAAACCTGGAACAACATTCTGGCCACGATGATCGCGGTGCGCGATGCGCATGGTTGGAATTAG
- a CDS encoding TonB-dependent receptor, producing the protein MLRTLLKWSLAAVSAAVLSTPAFAQGLTGQISGTLTDPNGGVVPNAKITVKNEETAQLREVTSDSDGNFFVPQLLPGTYSLNVSASGFKKFEQKGIVVTANDRVAIRKISLEVGDVSQTVTVTAEQSLVKTESAERAGLIDEQQIQGIALKGRDYMGLVRLLPGVVDTANREAPGWNNLVGVNINGSRTGTLNLTLDGVSSLDTGSQQGPYLAPGLDAIGEVKVLLTNYQAEYGRSSGGTINVVIKNGTRDFHGGGFYFKRHEQFNANEFFNNLRKVPKQRYRFNYWGGNIGGPVLIPGTSFNKNRDKLFFFWSQEYLPRTYPTRQGTITYPTALERAGDFSKSFDTSGRLIVIRDPVTGQAFPDNKIPANRIDANGQKLLGIFPLPNYDPSLVGNNYNNVFQSTVNQPRREEILRVDWNITQKTTFYARGIHNNEQYKGDFNFVLASNVWPQFPIKYQIKSEGLVSTLIHTFDPTLTNEFTFGINRALQTVEPLNQAGIDRNDRNKIGLTLPQFYPASNPLNLIPNATFGGISNAPQFNIEQRFPFFGTNNIWNYSDNISKIWGGHNMKAGFYLEYTTRNAARASAFNGTFSFDRNTNNPLDTNHPFANALLGVVNSYTEANGKLNGHARYKNVEWFLQDNWKATKRLTLDYGLRFYWIQPTLSAGDNLAFFDPTLYDASKQPALMTPFCLTANPCSGANRVARNPITGQTLPSVKIGTFAAGTGTPFQGMSVIKESVLNSPGINLGPRVGFAYDVFGDGKTSVRGGVGIFYDRINDDQVLQLVELPPNVITATANFTTIKDLLATPLSVTPAGVFGIQRDYDSPSVYNFSLGVQRDIGFNTVLDVAYVGSLARHLLQRRSINSVPYGGRFQASAIDQTVSGGATPLPDNFLRPYKGYADINYIEFSSNSNYHALQVQANRRFSSSLSFGLAYTWSKAMDLVDGNNNNVNPFIDPRIRNYGRAGFDRTHNMTINYVYKLPGLSKYWNNGLTRQALDGWELSGITSFISGAPSGIGYSTVQGTDLVGGSGGGIDSRVVLVANPILPKDEQTFSRFFNTSAVQAPSKADFGIGNAAKDLIRLPGTNNWDISLFKNFVIGGEHGVRLQYRLEMYNAFNHTQFTSVDTTARFDLTKQPGATGYQTNALFGSFTGAANSRRIVMGLKANF; encoded by the coding sequence ATGTTGCGAACCTTGCTGAAATGGTCTTTAGCCGCAGTCTCAGCAGCCGTTCTTTCCACCCCTGCCTTTGCCCAGGGATTGACCGGACAGATTTCCGGCACATTGACCGACCCCAATGGAGGCGTTGTGCCCAACGCGAAGATCACGGTTAAAAATGAAGAAACGGCTCAATTGCGTGAAGTGACGTCCGACAGCGACGGCAATTTCTTTGTTCCGCAGTTGCTGCCCGGAACGTATTCGCTGAATGTTTCGGCGAGCGGTTTCAAAAAGTTTGAGCAGAAAGGCATTGTGGTGACTGCCAACGACCGCGTTGCCATTCGGAAAATTTCGTTGGAAGTCGGCGATGTCAGCCAGACCGTGACGGTGACGGCAGAACAATCGCTGGTGAAAACTGAAAGCGCCGAACGCGCGGGATTGATTGACGAACAGCAGATTCAAGGAATCGCCCTGAAAGGCCGCGATTACATGGGTTTGGTGCGGTTGCTGCCCGGCGTGGTGGACACCGCCAACCGTGAAGCGCCGGGATGGAACAATCTGGTCGGCGTAAACATCAACGGCAGCCGGACGGGTACGCTCAATTTGACGCTGGACGGCGTATCATCGCTCGACACCGGTTCACAGCAAGGGCCGTATCTGGCCCCGGGGCTTGACGCAATCGGTGAGGTAAAAGTTCTGCTGACCAATTATCAGGCCGAATATGGTCGCAGTTCCGGCGGCACGATCAACGTCGTCATCAAAAATGGAACGCGCGATTTTCACGGCGGCGGGTTTTATTTCAAACGCCACGAACAGTTCAACGCCAACGAATTTTTCAACAACCTGCGCAAGGTTCCCAAACAGCGGTATCGGTTCAATTACTGGGGCGGTAACATCGGCGGCCCGGTGTTGATTCCCGGCACCAGCTTTAACAAAAACCGTGACAAGCTATTCTTTTTCTGGTCGCAGGAATATCTGCCGCGCACATACCCGACGCGCCAGGGGACGATCACTTACCCGACGGCATTGGAACGCGCTGGCGATTTTTCCAAGAGCTTTGACACCAGCGGACGGTTGATCGTTATCCGCGATCCTGTTACTGGCCAGGCATTCCCGGACAACAAGATTCCGGCCAACCGGATTGACGCCAATGGCCAGAAACTGCTCGGCATTTTCCCTCTGCCCAACTACGATCCGTCGTTGGTCGGCAACAACTACAACAACGTGTTCCAGAGCACCGTCAACCAACCTCGCCGCGAAGAAATTTTGCGCGTGGATTGGAACATTACTCAAAAAACGACCTTTTATGCGCGCGGCATTCACAACAACGAACAGTACAAAGGCGATTTCAACTTTGTGCTGGCGTCGAACGTCTGGCCGCAATTCCCGATCAAATACCAGATCAAGAGCGAAGGCCTGGTCAGCACATTGATTCACACCTTCGACCCCACGCTGACCAACGAATTCACCTTCGGCATCAACCGCGCATTGCAAACGGTCGAACCGCTCAATCAAGCGGGCATAGACCGCAACGACCGCAACAAGATCGGGTTGACATTGCCGCAGTTTTATCCGGCCAGCAATCCGCTGAACCTGATTCCGAACGCTACCTTCGGCGGCATTTCCAACGCGCCGCAATTCAACATCGAACAGCGCTTCCCATTCTTTGGAACCAACAACATTTGGAACTATTCCGACAACATTTCCAAGATTTGGGGCGGCCACAACATGAAGGCGGGCTTCTATCTGGAATACACCACGCGCAACGCGGCGCGCGCATCGGCCTTCAACGGCACATTCAGTTTTGACCGCAATACCAACAACCCGCTGGATACGAACCACCCGTTCGCCAACGCGCTGCTCGGTGTAGTCAACTCTTACACCGAAGCCAACGGCAAACTGAATGGCCACGCGCGGTATAAGAATGTCGAATGGTTTTTGCAAGACAATTGGAAAGCGACCAAACGGCTGACGCTGGATTACGGCCTGCGTTTTTATTGGATTCAACCGACGTTGAGCGCGGGCGACAACCTGGCGTTCTTCGATCCAACGTTGTACGACGCGTCAAAACAACCAGCGCTGATGACACCGTTTTGTTTGACGGCGAATCCCTGCTCCGGCGCAAACCGCGTGGCTCGAAACCCCATCACGGGACAAACACTGCCTTCGGTAAAAATCGGCACGTTTGCCGCTGGCACAGGGACTCCGTTTCAGGGAATGAGCGTGATCAAGGAAAGCGTTCTGAACTCACCTGGAATCAATCTTGGCCCACGCGTCGGATTTGCGTATGACGTGTTCGGCGACGGCAAAACTTCGGTTCGTGGCGGCGTAGGAATTTTCTACGACCGCATCAACGACGATCAAGTGCTGCAACTGGTCGAATTGCCGCCGAACGTCATCACTGCGACGGCGAACTTCACCACAATCAAAGACCTGCTTGCGACCCCATTGAGCGTTACTCCGGCAGGTGTGTTCGGCATCCAGCGCGATTACGATTCTCCGTCTGTGTACAACTTCAGTTTGGGCGTGCAGCGCGACATCGGCTTCAATACGGTGCTGGACGTGGCGTATGTCGGTTCGCTGGCTCGCCATCTGTTGCAACGCCGCAGCATCAATTCCGTCCCGTACGGCGGTCGCTTCCAAGCATCGGCGATAGACCAGACGGTTTCCGGCGGAGCCACGCCGCTGCCTGATAACTTCCTGCGTCCATACAAGGGCTACGCGGACATCAACTATATCGAATTCTCCTCGAACTCGAACTATCACGCCTTGCAGGTTCAGGCGAATCGCCGCTTCTCTTCCAGCCTGTCGTTCGGGTTGGCATATACCTGGTCAAAGGCGATGGATTTGGTGGATGGCAACAACAACAACGTCAACCCCTTCATTGATCCGCGCATCCGTAATTACGGAAGAGCGGGATTTGATCGCACGCACAACATGACGATCAATTACGTTTACAAACTGCCAGGACTGAGCAAGTACTGGAACAACGGATTGACGCGCCAGGCGTTGGACGGCTGGGAGCTGTCGGGCATCACGTCGTTCATCAGCGGCGCGCCGTCCGGCATCGGTTACAGTACGGTGCAAGGCACCGACCTGGTTGGCGGCAGCGGCGGCGGCATTGACAGCCGCGTGGTGCTGGTTGCCAATCCGATCCTGCCGAAGGACGAGCAAACGTTCAGCCGTTTCTTCAACACATCGGCCGTGCAAGCGCCTTCCAAAGCCGATTTCGGCATCGGCAATGCCGCGAAAGACTTGATCCGGTTGCCCGGCACCAACAACTGGGACATTTCACTGTTCAAGAACTTCGTCATCGGCGGCGAACACGGCGTGCGGTTGCAATACCGGTTGGAGATGTACAACGCCTTCAACCATACACAATTCACCAGCGTGGATACGACTGCGCGGTTTGACCTGACCAAACAGCCGGGCGCGACTGGTTACCAGACCAATGCGCTGTTTGGTTCGTTCACGGGCGCAGCCAATTCACGCCGCATCGTCATGGGATTGAAGGCTAACTTCTAA
- a CDS encoding type II toxin-antitoxin system PemK/MazF family toxin — translation MPNSSRSDIVLVRYPFSNLSGAKVRPAVVVNAPHISRDIIIVPLTSRLTGLLSGEFVLQQWQQAGLNVPSAIKRGIYTVEESLIVKTVGQLNQIDEQALEMSLRGWLGL, via the coding sequence ATGCCGAACTCGTCGCGCAGTGACATTGTGTTGGTGCGTTACCCCTTTTCAAACCTCAGCGGTGCGAAAGTACGCCCAGCGGTGGTCGTTAATGCACCACATATTTCACGCGATATCATCATCGTGCCGCTCACCAGTCGCTTAACAGGACTGTTATCCGGAGAGTTTGTTTTGCAGCAATGGCAACAGGCAGGATTGAACGTGCCGTCTGCAATTAAGCGCGGAATTTATACCGTCGAAGAAAGCTTGATTGTGAAAACCGTCGGGCAGCTTAACCAAATTGATGAGCAAGCCTTGGAAATGTCATTGCGTGGCTGGCTGGGATTATAG
- a CDS encoding EthD family reductase, whose amino-acid sequence MINISIFYPNTEGSRFDLEYYLNQHMPMTIEKLSPALKHVSVEHGVAGAVPGSAPEFAAICHLYFDSVEAFQTAFGPHAAVLQGDIPNYTDVRPIIQISDVKISHSS is encoded by the coding sequence ATGATCAACATCAGCATCTTTTACCCCAATACCGAAGGCAGTCGCTTCGATCTTGAGTATTATCTCAATCAACACATGCCAATGACGATTGAAAAGCTCAGCCCTGCGCTCAAACACGTTAGCGTGGAGCACGGAGTGGCGGGCGCAGTTCCCGGCTCAGCCCCAGAGTTTGCTGCCATTTGCCATCTGTATTTTGATTCCGTCGAAGCGTTTCAAACGGCTTTTGGCCCTCACGCTGCCGTTTTACAAGGCGATATTCCAAACTACACGGATGTCCGCCCCATTATTCAAATCAGCGACGTGAAAATTTCTCACTCGTCCTAG